In a single window of the Pontibacter russatus genome:
- a CDS encoding c-type cytochrome domain-containing protein has translation MEHLVQFLGRLHPLVVHLPIGILFLAIGLELPARRKKYAFLAPALPLLWGGGFVSAVVACVAGFLLKLSGDYESEALDTHQYMGIALAVTAGIVFYLKKYRIYLRLQLPVAVLAGMLLVGTGHLGGNLTHGEDFLTQPLLAFLGKEPVKVVREPIADINKAVVFLDLVQPVLEEKCYKCHNNSKQKGKLRLDSPEHILKGGKHGEVLVAGNAANSELYKRLLLPEEDDERMPPKGKTQLTEEEIELIRWWIAQGKADFKTTVAQVPQDDEIKPILAQYGSGESGEEEGAGTTMDIPAVEVAKADPAAVEGIRKVGGTVAYLTPEKTFLAVNMVNNPDFSDEQMSALLPLGEQIVWLDLSDTKVTDKGLQQVAKLKNLTRLSLDNTAISDAGLVHLKDSEGLLYLNLYHTGISDNGLKNLEGIKNLKALYLWQTQVTPQGVALVKQAIGDHIKINYGSETDIL, from the coding sequence TTGGAGCACCTCGTTCAATTCTTAGGCCGACTTCACCCCCTGGTAGTGCATCTCCCGATCGGCATCCTGTTTCTGGCCATCGGCTTAGAACTTCCTGCCCGGCGGAAGAAGTATGCTTTCCTGGCCCCGGCCTTGCCGCTGCTCTGGGGAGGCGGTTTTGTAAGTGCGGTGGTGGCCTGCGTGGCGGGTTTTTTATTGAAGCTGAGCGGCGACTATGAGTCGGAGGCTTTGGACACCCACCAGTATATGGGCATTGCGCTGGCCGTTACCGCCGGTATAGTTTTTTATCTCAAAAAATACAGGATCTATCTGCGGCTCCAGTTGCCGGTGGCAGTGCTGGCTGGGATGCTGCTGGTGGGCACCGGCCATTTGGGAGGGAACCTGACGCACGGCGAGGATTTCCTGACACAGCCGCTGCTGGCGTTCTTGGGAAAGGAGCCGGTAAAAGTGGTGCGGGAGCCGATTGCTGATATAAACAAGGCGGTGGTGTTCCTGGACCTGGTGCAGCCGGTGCTGGAAGAGAAATGCTACAAATGCCACAACAACTCCAAGCAGAAAGGAAAGCTGCGGCTCGACTCCCCGGAGCACATCCTGAAAGGAGGGAAGCATGGGGAGGTGCTGGTGGCGGGCAACGCGGCAAACAGCGAGCTCTACAAGCGCCTGCTGCTGCCGGAGGAAGATGACGAGCGGATGCCCCCCAAAGGAAAAACGCAGCTGACCGAGGAAGAGATTGAGCTGATCCGGTGGTGGATTGCGCAGGGGAAGGCCGATTTTAAAACCACCGTGGCCCAGGTGCCCCAGGACGATGAAATCAAGCCCATACTCGCGCAATATGGCAGCGGCGAAAGTGGGGAGGAGGAAGGGGCCGGGACAACCATGGACATACCCGCTGTAGAAGTGGCGAAAGCTGACCCGGCGGCTGTGGAGGGCATCCGCAAAGTGGGAGGGACTGTTGCCTACCTCACGCCGGAAAAAACATTTCTGGCGGTGAACATGGTCAATAACCCGGATTTTTCGGATGAGCAGATGAGCGCCCTGCTGCCGCTCGGGGAGCAGATCGTCTGGCTGGACCTGTCTGACACCAAAGTCACGGACAAGGGCCTGCAGCAGGTGGCGAAGCTGAAAAACCTGACGCGCCTGAGCCTGGACAACACCGCTATCAGCGACGCGGGGCTTGTGCATTTGAAGGATTCGGAAGGCCTGCTCTACCTCAATCTGTACCATACCGGCATATCAGACAACGGCCTGAAAAACCTGGAGGGCATAAAGAACCTGAAGGCCCTGTACCTGTGGCAGACGCAGGTGACGCCGCAGGGGGTGGCCCTCGTAAAGCAAGCAATTGGAGATCATATCAAGATAAACTATGGAAGTGAAACGGATATCCTCTGA
- the fdhD gene encoding formate dehydrogenase accessory sulfurtransferase FdhD: MVDTNDDSAFTKSAARSVYRFGPEGCRQAEDVVAVEEPLEIVLMHPGRDWKSLAVTMRTPGDDFDLARGFLFTEGIIHKPEDIVAMRFARNQTEENTTGQALLVHLAPGAAARAAQVQPRLYMTSACGLCGKAALDQVQQLPSFLVIPHRPLVSGELLVTLPEKLRQLQEAYQRTGGIHACGLFDTSGHLLLVQEDVGRHNAMDKLVGGMLKRGLIPVRDYMLLFSGRLSFELVQKARMVGAPLLCAIGAPSSLAIELAEECGMTLVGFLSKDRFNIYTGRERIM, from the coding sequence ATGGTTGATACAAACGATGACAGCGCTTTTACCAAATCTGCAGCGAGGAGCGTCTACCGGTTTGGGCCGGAAGGCTGCCGGCAGGCCGAAGATGTGGTGGCGGTGGAGGAGCCGCTGGAGATAGTGCTGATGCACCCTGGGCGCGACTGGAAGAGCCTCGCCGTAACGATGCGCACACCAGGAGATGACTTTGACCTGGCAAGGGGGTTTCTGTTTACCGAAGGCATCATCCATAAACCGGAAGATATTGTTGCCATGCGGTTTGCCAGGAACCAGACGGAGGAAAACACAACCGGGCAGGCGCTACTCGTACACCTCGCCCCCGGCGCGGCAGCCAGGGCAGCGCAGGTGCAGCCGCGGCTATATATGACTTCTGCCTGCGGCCTGTGCGGTAAAGCGGCGCTGGACCAGGTGCAGCAGTTGCCCTCCTTTCTCGTGATTCCGCACCGGCCGCTGGTGAGCGGCGAACTGCTGGTCACCCTGCCGGAAAAGCTAAGGCAGCTTCAGGAAGCATACCAGCGAACGGGGGGCATCCACGCGTGCGGGCTGTTTGACACAAGCGGTCATCTACTGCTGGTGCAGGAAGACGTGGGGCGCCACAACGCCATGGACAAATTAGTCGGGGGGATGCTGAAGAGAGGCCTGATCCCTGTGCGGGATTATATGCTGCTGTTCAGTGGCCGCCTCAGCTTTGAGCTGGTGCAGAAAGCCAGGATGGTGGGGGCTCCCCTGCTGTGTGCCATCGGCGCGCCCTCGAGCCTGGCTATCGAGCTGGCCGAAGAGTGCGGCATGACGCTCGTGGGGTTTCTGAGCAAGGACAGGTTTAACATATATACCGGGCGCGAGCGGATCATGTAG